One genomic segment of Nodularia sp. LEGE 06071 includes these proteins:
- a CDS encoding magnesium transporter, whose protein sequence is MKIQETKDTFSDGQTSEIATEITELPCGWQSEAFYKLPRHQAIAVYQSLNSSVQQHLREDFQKKVDLDFLDKLSPDERIQLFELLYTPKAGQDAPPAENEDVDHSPLAIVKRRLGWLFILLLASTATTSVIKSQEYILQQVVVLASFIPLLIAYGGNVSTQTATVVVRALNTQKTQLKSLIQQVLYREMISGIILGAILGVMVTGEAMLLQDNPIVALVIGVSLFTISVLASFCGAMLPFFFQVLGFDPALMSAPLGATLVDVAGILIYLQIARLFLHI, encoded by the coding sequence GTGAAAATCCAGGAGACTAAAGACACATTCAGTGATGGGCAAACATCTGAGATAGCCACAGAAATTACAGAACTTCCCTGTGGTTGGCAGTCAGAAGCTTTTTATAAGCTACCAAGACATCAAGCGATCGCAGTTTACCAATCCCTGAATAGCAGCGTGCAACAGCACCTAAGAGAAGATTTTCAAAAAAAAGTTGATTTAGATTTTCTCGACAAATTATCGCCAGACGAGCGCATACAACTATTTGAGTTACTGTATACACCCAAGGCTGGACAGGATGCACCGCCAGCGGAGAATGAGGATGTAGATCATAGTCCCCTAGCAATTGTGAAACGGCGGTTAGGTTGGCTATTTATTCTCCTGCTTGCTAGTACAGCCACTACATCTGTGATCAAAAGTCAAGAGTATATCTTACAACAAGTAGTGGTACTTGCTAGCTTTATTCCCTTGCTGATTGCTTACGGCGGAAACGTCAGTACACAAACAGCCACAGTTGTCGTCCGGGCGCTGAATACCCAGAAGACTCAGTTAAAAAGTTTGATTCAACAAGTTCTTTACCGAGAGATGATTTCTGGTATTATCCTGGGAGCAATTCTCGGAGTAATGGTGACAGGTGAAGCAATGCTGTTGCAAGATAATCCTATTGTGGCGCTTGTGATTGGCGTGAGCTTGTTTACCATTTCCGTCTTAGCTAGTTTCTGTGGTGCGATGCTACCATTTTTCTTCCAGGTTCTCGGATTTGATCCGGCTTTAATGTCGGCTCCTTTAGGCGCTACCCTTGTAGATGTGGCAGGAATCCTGATCTACCTGCAAATAGCGCGGTTGTTTTTACATATTTAA
- a CDS encoding hybrid sensor histidine kinase/response regulator produces the protein MSEIWTNLFTSGPFIPHGHCYLWKTDLVWLHLGSDLVTAIAYYSIPATLFCFVRKRQDLPFHWIFLLFSGFILACGTTHFMEIWTLWHPTYWLSGLIKAITAILSLITAVKLVPLVPQALALKSPAQLEQANQELQTQIVERLQVEAELRKYQNHLEELVAVRTDEITKSNEQLKLEIAERQRILLVLRQSEERYRYLAESIPQLVWTADADGNSDYFNSNWCEYTGLTVEQSVGYGWLTVLHPDDVERAGQVWSNAFSNGILYETEYRFQRATDGCYRWHLGRGLPLKDQEGNVVKWFGTCTDIDEQKQILEERAHLLELEQIARAKAETANRIKDEFLAVLSHELRTPLNAILGWSKLLQTRSFDQAQRSQALATIERNAKLQVQLIEDLLDTSRILQGKLTLEITNVNLASTILSALDTMRLALETKSIQVNTILEPNLGIILGDSTRLQQVVWNLLANAIKFTPNQGKIAIELRQADGFAEIIVSDTGKGINPEFLPYAFNYFQQADSSSVRKFGGLGLGLAIVRHIVEMHGGIVKAESPGEDQGATFSVSLPLHQDESLSMAEPANLPTDLGLNSLVLAGIKVLIVEDDADSREFVVFVLEQEGAEAIAVSSAFEALQVLTPSQPDVLVSDISMPEMDGYMLISQVRTLTPEAGGKIPAIALTAHARDDDQQQALAAGYQMHLSKPVNTEKLIAAIVKLVVTGV, from the coding sequence ATGTCAGAAATATGGACTAATTTATTTACATCCGGGCCGTTTATACCGCACGGACACTGTTATTTATGGAAAACAGATTTAGTCTGGTTACACTTAGGATCTGATTTAGTCACTGCAATAGCTTATTACTCTATTCCAGCTACACTGTTCTGCTTTGTCCGCAAACGGCAGGATTTACCCTTTCATTGGATTTTTCTGCTATTTAGTGGATTTATCTTGGCTTGCGGTACAACTCACTTCATGGAGATTTGGACACTTTGGCATCCCACTTATTGGCTGTCGGGGTTAATTAAAGCAATAACTGCAATCCTATCTTTAATTACAGCTGTAAAGCTTGTACCCTTAGTTCCTCAAGCTCTGGCACTCAAAAGTCCGGCTCAATTAGAACAAGCAAATCAAGAACTGCAAACACAAATAGTTGAGCGATTACAGGTAGAGGCAGAACTCAGAAAATACCAAAATCATCTAGAGGAGTTGGTGGCTGTTCGTACTGATGAGATTACCAAGTCCAACGAGCAATTAAAGCTGGAAATTGCTGAACGCCAGCGAATTCTATTAGTTCTCAGACAAAGTGAAGAGCGCTACCGTTATTTAGCTGAGTCAATTCCCCAACTCGTATGGACTGCTGATGCCGACGGCAACAGTGATTATTTCAACAGTAATTGGTGTGAATACACGGGGCTAACAGTGGAACAGTCTGTGGGTTATGGTTGGTTAACAGTATTACATCCAGATGATGTAGAAAGAGCAGGTCAAGTGTGGTCAAATGCCTTTTCTAATGGGATTTTGTATGAAACCGAATACCGCTTCCAACGAGCTACTGATGGTTGCTATCGCTGGCACTTAGGGCGAGGCTTACCACTTAAAGATCAGGAAGGTAATGTAGTTAAGTGGTTTGGAACTTGTACAGATATCGACGAACAAAAGCAAATATTAGAAGAACGGGCGCACCTGTTGGAATTAGAACAAATTGCACGAGCTAAAGCTGAAACAGCCAATCGAATTAAAGATGAATTTCTGGCGGTACTTTCTCATGAGTTACGCACGCCACTAAATGCCATTCTGGGGTGGTCTAAGTTATTACAAACTCGGAGTTTTGATCAAGCTCAGAGATCACAAGCACTAGCCACAATTGAGCGTAATGCCAAATTACAGGTTCAACTCATTGAGGATTTGTTGGATACTTCCAGAATTTTACAAGGCAAATTGACGCTGGAGATTACGAATGTTAATTTAGCATCGACAATATTGTCTGCATTAGACACCATGCGGTTAGCATTAGAAACTAAATCGATTCAGGTGAATACAATCCTTGAACCGAATCTAGGAATAATTTTGGGTGATTCTACTCGCTTGCAACAAGTGGTTTGGAATCTGCTTGCTAATGCGATTAAATTTACACCCAATCAGGGAAAAATAGCAATAGAACTCAGGCAGGCTGATGGTTTTGCTGAAATTATAGTTAGTGATACAGGAAAGGGAATTAATCCTGAGTTTTTGCCCTATGCTTTTAATTATTTCCAACAGGCAGATAGCAGTTCTGTGCGAAAATTTGGTGGATTAGGGCTGGGATTGGCAATTGTGCGGCATATTGTGGAGATGCATGGCGGAATTGTCAAGGCAGAGAGTCCTGGTGAGGACCAAGGGGCAACTTTTAGCGTCAGTTTACCGCTTCACCAAGATGAAAGCCTAAGTATGGCAGAGCCAGCAAATCTCCCCACAGACTTAGGACTTAACTCTTTAGTTCTGGCTGGGATAAAAGTTTTAATTGTTGAGGATGATGCTGATTCGCGAGAATTTGTGGTTTTCGTATTAGAGCAAGAGGGGGCTGAGGCGATCGCCGTATCTTCGGCTTTTGAAGCTTTGCAAGTCTTAACCCCAAGCCAGCCGGATGTTTTAGTCAGTGATATTAGTATGCCCGAAATGGATGGCTATATGCTCATCAGTCAAGTGAGAACTTTGACCCCAGAAGCAGGTGGAAAAATTCCGGCGATCGCCTTAACGGCCCATGCTAGAGATGATGATCAGCAACAAGCACTAGCAGCAGGGTATCAAATGCACTTATCCAAGCCTGTGAACACAGAAAAATTAATTGCAGCGATTGTGAAACTTGTGGTAACAGGAGTATAA
- the petJ gene encoding cytochrome c6 PetJ, with the protein MQRLLILLLLTIFLLINHHTSPAIAAEINHGAEVFSVHCAGCHINGGNIIRRGKNLKKPALEKYGMNTIEAVTSIVTNGKNNMSAYADRLTAQQIQEVAAYVLEQAETGWR; encoded by the coding sequence GTGCAAAGACTACTAATATTGTTATTATTGACCATATTCCTATTAATAAATCATCATACTTCGCCCGCCATCGCAGCAGAGATAAATCATGGTGCAGAAGTGTTTAGCGTTCATTGTGCAGGTTGTCATATCAACGGTGGTAACATTATCCGCCGGGGTAAAAACTTGAAAAAACCAGCCCTAGAAAAATATGGAATGAACACTATAGAAGCAGTTACATCTATAGTCACCAATGGTAAAAATAATATGTCAGCCTATGCAGACCGCCTAACTGCACAGCAAATACAAGAAGTTGCAGCTTATGTCCTCGAACAAGCCGAAACAGGTTGGCGTTAG